One genomic window of Scylla paramamosain isolate STU-SP2022 chromosome 48, ASM3559412v1, whole genome shotgun sequence includes the following:
- the LOC135095242 gene encoding serine/threonine-protein phosphatase 6 regulatory ankyrin repeat subunit B-like: MEGDEAGVRLALDRGAWPEVTIPTIAGVSWSLLTEAASEGHEHLLSLLLQAGLSIEGGGTTDRTPLMMAAQNGHAHTVKALLDLRGNPLAMDSRGRTALHFASRQGHQQCVAALLPVTPPTPAHLEAHTPVHAASYYGHAEVLEQLAGAGWPLTAKNSYGHTPMHSAAGAGCAAAVQWLVQRGCDPFVQSKAGHTPLELAVQRGRHEVESWLVKNCSGVVRRKTLRVQQVREWRGVHEHHHNTVLSLLVEGNEAAMANIPEVCDGHALSQDGLTPLHAAALCGAPSAAVEALLQRGVSPHVTTPDNMTPADLARQQGQDSVIKGLQRHHCVQSYKLPEELHEELLSTVSRRDDVQAVSTLICKGAPIELLGGLSVLRLAVTTDRINTVSLLLASGAPLPASLLQEAWQSPDVTHRVLATLTTAYCCQLRAEQRRLEKVSSALVKGIDNLVTTIEGNTPWQAAWRWGKETDRPALSDLLAKAAAANCPVTAAFLHRAGGWTVFNGASGGTALHAALEAGHKGMAELLIRDLGGCPYVPNTHGRLAVHMMPHEEQQRLEQKLFMMEREKLKDMELRLKADHEKTAARTALCIQEDLLESHKKGEGKKVSLPDGHAALLLASRKGLLQLTHLMLQEGHFPVDEVLDHTCGTTALHQAASHGQDGCVALLLSAGANPQQRDTYGQTPPHLAAMFGHKSTFELLAHQVTQDPPCRAGTTGTQVRENFKVFHNMYYKYKRNLLDPIDRRDPESIIRNLVRSIGLQELQKEAQRVAVDLSKGEALEVKEAVMAEISIIMNKVSAADATYRGDLRLAGSSQDGSKLYAPDEFDINLVIHKDDVGITVSERGKEEAPLKGRLQICVKTDNPHLEGNRFMASLYEEVHRCLAGHTLQDKRLSLVPPGLTSTQVGVGLSLAWQGREYPLLLVGVDLVPVLEVPWLEQVCRPLLTPEDTTTMQLSNAADGTWRCSFALTEAEVLGTLTPAERQVQLMGKVLLSRLKPERWMPRHKKSFFKWFARREWNIAVPSGFCFKNALLRWLEHRRSREVELGAGQEHDHTKELGAGQEGDHTKELGAGQEQDHTKELGAGQEGDHTKELGAGQEQDHTKELGAGQEMDHTKELGAGQEGNHTKELEGERKGDHTKELEGERNGEHAKWLEPGREGDPARWVVEVFRLMCANPEETRENLTTQNSSAYFGGDCEGRKPGDGAPIIVQCLEEDLCQDNQAAATKVLDAEDADHCNH; the protein is encoded by the exons atggaaggagacgaggcaggggtgaggttAGCACTTGACAGGGGTGCCTGGCCCGAGGTCACCATCCCCACTATAGCTGGGGTGTCATGGAGTCTGCTGACTGAGGCTGCCAGCGAGGGCCACGAGCACCTGCTGTCGCTCTTACTGCAGGCAGGGTTaagcatagaaggtggaggcaccactgacaggacaccgctgatgatggctgcccagaatggccacgcccatacagtgaaggcgctgctggacctccgtggtaaccctctggccatggatagtagag gaaggacagCCCTACACTTTGCTTCACGGCagggccaccagcagtgtgtggcggccctcttgcccgtcacccctcccactcccgcacacctCGAGGCACACACCCCGGTGCACGCCGCCAGTTATTATGGCCACGCtgaggtactggagcagctggcaggtgctggctggcccctcaccgccaAGAACAGTTATGGCCACACACCCATGCACTCTGCTGCAGGGGCGGGATGTGCAGCAGCtgtgcagtggctggtgcagAGAGGTTGTGACCCATTCGTGCAATCGAAGGCTGGACACACCCCGCTGGAGTTAGCCGTGCAGCGTGGCCGCCACGAGGTGGAGTCCTGGCTGGTTAAAAATTGCAGCggtgttgtgaggaggaagactcTGCGTGTGCAGCAAGTG AGGGAGTGGCGGGGCGTGcatgaacaccaccacaacacagtcTTGTCCCTGCTGGTGGAGGGCAACGAGGCAGCAATGGCCAACATCCCCGAGGTTTGTGATGGTCACGCGCTGAGCCAGGATGGCCTGACGCCTCTCCACGCCGCGGCGCTGTGCGGGGCTCCCAGTGCTGCTGTGGAGGCTTTGCTGCAACGCGGCGTGAGCCCTCATGTGACCACCCCTGACAACATGACCCCCGCTGACCTGGCACGGCAGCAAGGCCAAGACTCGGTGATTAAGGGACTACAGCGCCACCactgtgtacag AGCTACAAGCTTCCTGAAGAACTGCATGAGGAGCTGCTCTCAACAGTCAGTCGCCGGGACGACGTGCAGGCGGTGTCCACCCTCATATGTAAGGGCGCGCCCATAGAGCTCCTGGGTGGCCTTTCTGTCCTCAGACTGGCTGTCACCACCGACCGCATTAACACCGTCAGCCTGCTGCTGGCTAGCGGTGCACCGCTGCCTGCCAGCCTGCTGCAGGAGGCTTGGCAGAGCCCCGACGTGACTCACAGGGTGCTGGCCACCCTCACCACC GCCTACTGCTGCCAGCTGCGTGCAGAGCAGCGTCGCCTGGAAAAGGTCAGCAGCGCCCTTGTCAAGGGCATCGACAATCTAGTGACAACCATCGAGGGAAATACTCCCTGGCAGGCAGCCTGGCGATGGGGAAAGGAGACTGACCGGCCAGCACTGAGCGACCTCCTGGCAAAGGCAGCAGCTGCCAACTGCCCCGTGACTGCCGCCTTCCTGCATAGGGCAGGAGGGTGGACAGTCTTTAATGGAGCCTCTGGTGGCACTGCCCTCCACGCTGCCCTGGAGGCTGGCCACAAAGGCATGGCCGAGCTGCTGATCAGGGACCTTGGGGGCTGCCCGTACGTGCCGAACACACATGGTCGCCTTGCGGTGCACATGATGCCTCACGAGGAGCAACAGAGACTGGAGCAG AAGCTCTTTATGATGGAGCgtgaaaaactgaaggatatggAGCTTCGCTTGAAGGCAGATCACGAGAAGACCGCAGCACGGACAGCGCTGTGTATACAGGAGGATCTCCTTGAGAGCCACAAGAAGGGCGAGGGTAAGAAGGTCTCCTTACCTGATGGCCACGCTGCCCTGCTGCTGGCCTCGCGCAAAGGTCTCCTGCAGCTGACTCATCTTATGCTGCAAGAGGGTCACTTCCCCGTGGACGAGGTGCTGGACCACACCTGCGGTACCACCGCCCTCCACCAGGCGGCCTCGCACGGCCAGGACGGCTGCGTGGCGCTGCTGCTGAGCGCTGGCGCCAACCCACAGCAGCGTGACACGTATGGCCAGACACCCCCTCACCTGGCCGCCATGTTTGGCCATAAAAGTACTTTCGAACTCCTGGCACACCAAGTGACGCAGGACCCTCCTTGCCGCGCGGGCACCACGGGCACACAGGTGAGAGAAAATTTTaaagtgtttcacaatatgtattataaatatAAGCGTAATCTATTAGACCCAATCGACCGACGTGACCCGGAAAGCATCATAAGAAATCTTGTGAGATCCATAGGCCTGCAAGAGCTGCAGAAGGAGGCTCAGCGGGTGGCTGTGGATCTATCAAAGGGCGAGGCCCTTGAGGTAAAGGAGGCGGTGATGGCAGAAATAAGCATCATCATGAATAAGGTGTCAGCCGCTGATGCCACGTACCGCGGCGACCTGAGGCTGGCGGGCAGTTCTCAGGACGGGTCTAAGCTTTACGCCCCTGACGAATTTGATATAAACCTCGTGATTCACAAGGATGACGTAGGAATAACTGTtagcgagagagggaaggaggaagcccCGCTGAAGGGCAGGTTACAGATTTGTGTGAAGACTGACAATCCCCACCTTGAGGGTAATAGATTTATGGCCAGTTTGTACGAGGAGGTGCACCGGTGCCTCGCTGGCCACACCCTGCAGGACAAAAGACTGAGCCTGGTGCCGCCGGGCCTGACCAGCACGCAAGTGGGCGTGGGACTCTCTCTGGCCTGGCAGGGGCGAGAGTATCCACTGTTGCTGGTCGGCGTGGACCTGGTGCCAGTGCTTGAGGTGCCATGGCTGGAGCAAGTTTGCAGAccgctcctcactcctgaggacaccaccaccatgcagctCAGTAATGCTGCTGATGGAACATGGCGCTGCAGCTTTGCCTTGACAGAGGCTGAGGTGCTGGGGACGTTGACGCCCGCAGAGCGCCAGGTGCAGCTGATGGGAAAAGTACTTCTTTCCCGCCTCAAGCCCGAGCGCTGGATGCCTCGGCACAAAAAGAGCTTTTTCAAATGGTTCGCCAGACGGGAGTGGAACATCGCGGTGCCAAGCGGGTTCTGTTTCAAGAACGCCCTCCTGCGGTGGCTGGAGCACAGGCGGTCGAGGGAGGTAGAGCTTGGGGCTGGCCAGGAGCatgaccacaccaaggagttgggggctggacaggagggagaccacaccaaggagttgggggctggacaggagcaggaccacaccaaggagttgggggctggacaggagggggaccacaccaaggagttgggggctggacaggagcaggaccacaccaaggagttgggggctggacaggagatggaccacaccaaggagttgggggctggacaggaggggaACCATACAAAGGAGTTGGAGGGTGAACGGAAGGGGGACCATACAAAGGAGTTGGAGGGTGAACGAAATGGGGAGCACGCCAAGTGGTTGGAGCCGGGGCGGGAGGGGGACCCCGCCAgatgggtggtggaggtgttcaGATTGATGTGTGCGAACCCAGAAGAGACACGAGAGAACCTGACAACTCAAAACAGCTCCGCCTACTTTGGAGGAGACTGTGAGGGGCGGAAGCCTGGGGACGGGGCGCCCATCATCGTGCAGTGCCTGGAGGAGGACCTCTGCCAAGACAACCAGGCGGCGGCGACGAAAGTATTAGATGCAGAAGATGCAGACCATTGTAATCATTAG